In the genome of Telluria beijingensis, one region contains:
- a CDS encoding pilus assembly PilX family protein: MATSYPAPRRQRQDGIALLTALILMLAVLMTGIASTRGALQGARAAAHERDRLLALQMADAALLDAERDIEGGAEPGSARANAIAGGSADAFVAGCGGGRPYQGLCALAADPDQVPALLAGDDGPALAFGSVTGAMLPEGEGALPIEAPRYLIELMPESPEGRLYRIVARGAGSLPGTHAALQAYYRKPPGGLPGRRVGWRELGDWSETVAAAGATATTGEGRR, from the coding sequence ATGGCGACTTCGTATCCAGCACCGCGCCGGCAGCGGCAAGACGGCATTGCGCTCCTGACCGCCCTGATCCTGATGCTGGCGGTGCTGATGACCGGCATCGCCTCGACCCGCGGCGCCCTGCAAGGCGCGCGCGCCGCCGCCCATGAACGCGACCGCCTGCTGGCGCTGCAGATGGCCGACGCCGCGCTGCTGGACGCCGAACGCGACATCGAAGGCGGCGCGGAGCCAGGTTCGGCGCGCGCCAACGCCATCGCCGGCGGCAGCGCCGACGCCTTCGTCGCCGGCTGTGGCGGCGGCCGGCCCTACCAGGGTCTGTGCGCGCTCGCGGCCGATCCGGACCAGGTGCCGGCCTTGCTGGCCGGCGACGATGGGCCCGCGCTGGCGTTCGGCAGCGTCACCGGGGCGATGCTGCCGGAGGGCGAAGGCGCGCTGCCCATCGAGGCGCCGCGTTACCTGATCGAATTGATGCCGGAATCGCCGGAAGGCCGGCTGTACCGGATCGTGGCGCGCGGCGCCGGCAGCCTGCCCGGTACCCACGCCGCGCTGCAGGCCTATTACCGCAAGCCGCCGGGCGGCCTGCCGGGCCGGCGCGTCGGCTGGCGCGAACTGGGCGACTGGAGCGAGACGGTGGCCGCCGCCGGGGCGACCGCCACGACAGGGGAGGGCAGGCGATGA
- a CDS encoding type IV pilin protein, whose product MTRRAHGFTLVELLAVLAILGILAATAYPSYARQMAKARRLEAQLALLDTMQRQEQHRALHHTYLAFSIEAEDGDSGDAGPFPAWSGSSAAASAYELDGYACPGQDIAHCIELRARPGTANVDTGFVDPDCGTLTLDSTGRQTASGPSPRCWP is encoded by the coding sequence ATGACACGGCGCGCTCACGGGTTCACGCTGGTCGAGTTGCTGGCCGTGCTGGCCATCCTCGGCATCCTGGCGGCGACCGCCTATCCCTCGTATGCGCGCCAGATGGCCAAGGCGCGCCGACTGGAAGCCCAGCTCGCGCTGCTGGACACGATGCAGCGCCAGGAACAGCACCGGGCCCTGCACCATACCTACCTGGCGTTCTCGATCGAGGCGGAGGATGGCGATAGCGGCGATGCCGGTCCGTTCCCGGCCTGGAGCGGCAGCAGCGCCGCCGCCAGCGCCTACGAGCTGGATGGTTATGCCTGCCCAGGCCAGGACATCGCCCACTGCATCGAATTGCGCGCCCGGCCCGGAACGGCCAATGTCGACACCGGATTCGTCGACCCTGACTGCGGCACACTCACGCTCGACAGCACCGGCCGGCAAACGGCCAGCGGGCCCTCTCCACGCTGTTGGCCATGA
- the ribD gene encoding bifunctional diaminohydroxyphosphoribosylaminopyrimidine deaminase/5-amino-6-(5-phosphoribosylamino)uracil reductase RibD, producing the protein MSTDTSAYSELILNDTDGMALALDWAARGMYITAPNPRIGCVIVRDGIVIGAGHTQPAGQAHAEIQALRDAAARGNDVRGATAYVTLEPCSHHGRTPPCSDALVRAGLGRVVAAMVDPNPLVAGRGLAQLEAAGIEVKAGVLAEAAQELNIGFFSRMVRGLPWVRLKVAASLDGATALTNGESQWITGEAARADGHAWRARAGAIVTGIGTVKADDPQLTVRGIDTPLQPRRVIVDSRLDIDVNARILQGEPCWIVAAVDHQDKSAALQAAGHEVIMLPNANGKVDLPALMRELGRREINEVHVEAGSKLNASMVREGCVDELLAYLAPSLIGPGQGMFDLPALERLGERRQLRFHDVARVGDDLRILARFVEPAA; encoded by the coding sequence ATGAGTACGGACACGAGCGCGTACAGCGAACTGATTCTGAACGATACCGACGGCATGGCCCTGGCCCTGGACTGGGCGGCGCGCGGCATGTACATCACCGCGCCGAATCCGCGCATCGGTTGCGTGATCGTCAGGGACGGCATCGTGATCGGCGCCGGCCACACCCAGCCCGCCGGCCAGGCCCATGCAGAGATCCAGGCGCTGCGCGACGCCGCGGCGCGCGGCAACGACGTGCGCGGCGCCACCGCCTACGTCACGCTGGAGCCGTGCAGCCACCACGGCCGCACGCCGCCGTGTTCCGATGCCCTGGTGCGGGCCGGCCTGGGGCGGGTGGTGGCGGCCATGGTCGACCCGAATCCGCTGGTGGCCGGCCGCGGCCTGGCCCAGCTGGAGGCCGCCGGCATCGAGGTCAAGGCCGGCGTGCTGGCCGAGGCCGCGCAAGAACTGAATATCGGCTTCTTCTCGCGCATGGTGCGCGGCCTGCCGTGGGTGCGCCTGAAGGTCGCGGCGAGCCTGGACGGCGCCACGGCCCTCACCAATGGCGAGAGCCAGTGGATCACCGGCGAAGCGGCGCGCGCCGACGGCCACGCCTGGCGTGCCCGCGCCGGCGCGATCGTCACCGGCATCGGCACCGTCAAGGCCGACGATCCGCAACTGACCGTGCGCGGCATCGACACGCCCTTGCAGCCGCGCCGCGTGATCGTCGACAGCCGCCTCGACATCGATGTGAATGCCCGCATCCTGCAGGGCGAGCCGTGCTGGATCGTGGCGGCCGTCGACCACCAGGACAAATCGGCCGCCTTGCAGGCCGCCGGCCACGAAGTGATCATGCTGCCGAACGCCAATGGCAAGGTCGACCTGCCGGCCCTGATGCGCGAGCTGGGCCGGCGCGAGATCAATGAAGTGCACGTCGAGGCGGGTTCGAAGCTGAACGCCTCGATGGTGCGCGAAGGCTGCGTCGACGAATTGCTGGCCTACCTGGCGCCAAGCCTCATCGGGCCGGGACAGGGCATGTTCGACCTGCCCGCGCTCGAGCGACTGGGCGAGCGCCGCCAGCTGCGCTTCCACGACGTGGCGCGCGTGGGCGACGACCTGCGCATCCTGGCCAGGTTCGTCGAACCGGCCGCCTGA
- a CDS encoding SDR family NAD(P)-dependent oxidoreductase: protein MIVFITGASAGFGAEMARTFVSHGHRVVLAARRTDRIAGLAAELGEAALAVTLDVTSRASIEAALSGLPPEWRPIDVLVNNAGLALNTAPAHEVPLEDWDTMIATNCQGLVTMTRSVLPDMVARGSGLVINIGSVAGHYPYPGGNVYGATKAFVEQFTLNLRADLVGTGVRATNIAPGLCGGTEFSSVRFKGDDAAAAKVYENTQPLTAKDIADTAYWIATLPPHVNVNSIELMPTCQGFSPFNVKRT from the coding sequence ATGATCGTCTTCATCACCGGCGCATCGGCCGGCTTCGGCGCCGAAATGGCGCGCACCTTCGTCTCGCATGGCCACCGCGTCGTGCTGGCCGCCCGCCGCACCGACCGCATCGCCGGCCTGGCCGCCGAACTGGGCGAGGCCGCCCTGGCAGTCACGCTGGACGTCACCAGCCGCGCCTCGATCGAGGCCGCCCTGTCCGGCCTGCCGCCCGAATGGCGGCCGATCGACGTGCTGGTCAATAATGCCGGCCTGGCCCTGAACACGGCCCCGGCCCACGAGGTGCCGCTGGAAGACTGGGACACCATGATCGCGACCAATTGCCAGGGTCTGGTGACGATGACCCGCTCGGTGCTGCCCGACATGGTCGCGCGCGGCAGCGGCCTGGTGATCAATATCGGTTCGGTGGCCGGTCACTACCCTTACCCGGGTGGCAATGTGTATGGCGCCACCAAGGCCTTCGTCGAGCAGTTCACGCTGAACCTGCGCGCCGACCTGGTCGGCACTGGCGTGCGCGCGACCAATATCGCGCCAGGACTGTGCGGTGGTACTGAATTCTCGAGTGTGCGCTTCAAGGGCGACGACGCGGCGGCGGCCAAAGTGTACGAGAACACGCAGCCGCTGACGGCCAAGGATATTGCCGACACCGCCTACTGGATTGCGACCCTGCCACCGCATGTCAATGTGAACAGTATCGAACTGATGCCCACTTGCCAGGGCTTCTCGCCATTTAACGTCAAGCGCACCTGA
- a CDS encoding GspH/FimT family pseudopilin, translating to MKLAIQRRRCAGLSLAELVVVLGMVAVTAAVAAPNLHQLLRGQQLRTASGDLHGAILLTRSQAIARNERVKLTPNDEAGRDWSRGWTVYVDRDNDRRPGEDDEILAVHAPLPEGLQVSYSFTSPAPPQYIAYNGAGRSCSDTNGAASRLGTLSLFHGGQVRRIKINMLGRARLCNPAREDGCDGAAAPP from the coding sequence ATGAAGTTGGCAATACAGCGGCGCCGTTGCGCCGGCCTGTCCCTGGCCGAGCTGGTGGTCGTCCTGGGCATGGTCGCGGTGACGGCGGCGGTGGCCGCCCCCAATCTGCACCAGCTGCTGCGCGGCCAGCAGTTGCGCACGGCCTCCGGCGACCTGCACGGCGCGATCCTGCTCACCCGTTCGCAGGCGATCGCGCGCAACGAGCGGGTCAAGCTCACGCCCAACGACGAGGCGGGCCGCGACTGGTCGCGCGGCTGGACCGTCTACGTCGACCGCGACAACGACCGCCGCCCGGGCGAAGACGACGAAATCCTGGCCGTGCACGCGCCTCTGCCGGAAGGCTTGCAGGTCAGCTATTCCTTCACCAGCCCTGCGCCGCCGCAGTACATCGCCTACAATGGCGCGGGACGCAGCTGCAGCGACACCAACGGCGCCGCCTCGCGCCTCGGCACGCTGTCGCTATTCCACGGCGGACAGGTGCGCCGTATTAAAATCAATATGCTCGGGCGTGCGCGCCTGTGCAATCCCGCCCGCGAAGACGGGTGCGACGGCGCCGCGGCGCCGCCCTGA
- the glyA gene encoding serine hydroxymethyltransferase, which produces MFAKDHTLANIDPELWDAIQKENVRQQDHIELIASENYTSPAVMEAQGSQLTNKYAEGYPGKRYYGGCEYVDVAEQLAIDRLKELFGAEAANVQPNSGSQANQGVFFAMLKPGDTIMGMSLAEGGHLTHGMSLNMSGKWFNVVSYGLTPEEDIDYEALEKQAHEHKPKMIIAGASAFALRIDFERIAKVAKDVGAYFMVDMAHYAGLIAAGEYPNPVPHADFVTSTTHKSLRGPRGGIILMKAEHEKAINSAIFPGIQGGPLMHVIAGKAVAFKEALSPEFKTYQQQVVKNAKALAETLIARGLRIVSGRTESHVMLVDLRAKGLTGKEAEAILGQAHMTCNKNGIPNDPQKPFVTSGIRLGSPAFTTRGFKEEDAVTVGNLIADVLDNPHDAATIERVKGEVKKLTDKYPVYAR; this is translated from the coding sequence ATGTTTGCCAAAGACCATACGCTCGCCAATATCGACCCGGAACTGTGGGATGCAATCCAAAAAGAAAACGTTCGCCAGCAAGACCACATCGAGCTGATCGCCTCCGAGAACTACACCTCGCCGGCCGTGATGGAAGCGCAGGGCTCGCAGCTGACCAACAAGTACGCCGAAGGCTATCCAGGCAAGCGCTACTATGGCGGTTGCGAATACGTCGACGTCGCCGAACAACTGGCGATCGACCGCCTCAAGGAACTGTTCGGCGCCGAAGCCGCCAACGTCCAGCCGAATTCGGGCTCGCAAGCCAACCAGGGCGTGTTCTTCGCCATGCTCAAGCCGGGCGACACCATCATGGGCATGTCGCTGGCCGAAGGCGGCCACCTGACCCACGGCATGTCGCTGAACATGTCGGGCAAATGGTTCAACGTCGTCTCGTACGGCCTGACCCCTGAAGAAGACATCGACTACGAAGCGCTGGAAAAACAGGCACACGAGCACAAGCCGAAGATGATCATCGCCGGCGCATCGGCATTCGCGCTGCGTATCGACTTCGAGCGCATCGCCAAGGTGGCCAAGGATGTCGGCGCCTACTTCATGGTCGACATGGCCCACTACGCCGGCCTGATCGCCGCCGGCGAATACCCGAACCCGGTGCCGCACGCCGACTTCGTGACCTCGACCACCCACAAATCGCTGCGCGGCCCGCGCGGTGGCATCATCCTGATGAAGGCCGAGCACGAAAAAGCCATCAACTCGGCGATCTTCCCCGGCATCCAGGGCGGTCCGCTGATGCACGTGATCGCCGGTAAAGCCGTCGCGTTCAAGGAAGCGCTGTCGCCGGAGTTCAAGACCTATCAGCAGCAGGTCGTGAAGAACGCCAAGGCACTGGCTGAAACCCTGATCGCGCGCGGCCTGCGCATCGTGTCGGGCCGTACCGAATCGCACGTGATGCTGGTGGACCTGCGCGCCAAGGGCCTGACCGGCAAGGAAGCCGAAGCGATCCTGGGCCAGGCCCACATGACCTGCAACAAGAACGGCATCCCGAACGACCCACAGAAACCGTTCGTCACCTCGGGCATCCGCCTGGGCAGCCCGGCCTTCACCACCCGTGGCTTCAAGGAAGAAGACGCGGTCACCGTGGGCAACCTGATCGCCGACGTGCTGGACAACCCGCACGACGCCGCGACCATCGAGCGCGTGAAGGGCGAAGTCAAGAAGCTGACCGACAAGTACCCGGTCTACGCCCGTTAA
- a CDS encoding riboflavin synthase, with the protein MFTGIVAAVGNITSVAPLAGGLDAGVRLVVDAGPLPLLDVALGDSIAINGACMTVVEKTDKAFTVDVSRESLNKTVGLEKTGEVNLEKALTLAERLGGHLVSGHVDGLGVVHSFEPVGESFELVIDAPHELGKFLAYKGSVVVNGVSLTVNRVADLEADGDKVCRFSINLIPHTIEVTTLKHLKAGAKVNLEIDLIARYVERMLSAAR; encoded by the coding sequence ATGTTTACTGGAATCGTCGCCGCCGTCGGCAACATCACTTCCGTCGCGCCGCTGGCCGGTGGCCTGGACGCCGGCGTGCGCCTGGTCGTCGATGCCGGCCCGTTGCCGCTGCTCGACGTCGCCCTGGGCGACTCGATCGCCATCAACGGCGCCTGCATGACCGTGGTCGAGAAAACCGACAAGGCGTTCACGGTCGACGTCTCGCGGGAGAGCTTGAACAAAACGGTGGGCCTTGAAAAAACCGGCGAAGTGAACCTGGAAAAGGCGCTGACCCTGGCCGAACGCCTGGGCGGCCACCTGGTCTCTGGCCACGTCGATGGCCTGGGCGTGGTGCACAGCTTCGAGCCGGTTGGCGAGTCGTTCGAGCTGGTGATCGACGCGCCCCACGAGCTGGGCAAGTTCTTGGCCTATAAAGGCTCGGTGGTGGTCAATGGCGTGTCGCTGACCGTCAACCGCGTGGCCGACCTGGAAGCCGACGGCGACAAGGTGTGCCGCTTCTCGATCAACCTGATCCCGCACACGATCGAGGTCACCACGCTCAAGCACCTGAAGGCCGGTGCGAAGGTCAACCTCGAGATCGACCTGATCGCGCGCTACGTCGAGCGCATGCTGTCGGCGGCGCGCTGA
- the nrdR gene encoding transcriptional regulator NrdR — protein sequence MKCPFCQHEETQVLDTRVSEEGDAIRRRRRCGKCDKRFTTYERIELSMPIIVKKNGSRTEFASSKLRGSLMLALRKRPVAAEAIDAAVASIEEKLLTSGRREVASVYVGELVMEELKRLDKIAYIRFASVYKNFEDLDSFQAALAEVGHQRKLDN from the coding sequence ATGAAATGTCCCTTTTGCCAGCATGAAGAAACGCAAGTCCTCGATACCCGCGTATCCGAGGAAGGGGATGCCATCCGGCGCCGGCGCCGCTGCGGCAAGTGCGACAAGCGCTTCACGACCTATGAGCGCATCGAACTGTCGATGCCCATCATCGTCAAGAAGAATGGCAGCCGCACCGAATTCGCATCGAGCAAGCTGCGCGGCAGCCTGATGCTGGCGCTGCGCAAGCGCCCGGTGGCGGCCGAGGCCATCGACGCCGCCGTCGCCTCGATCGAGGAAAAGCTGCTCACCAGCGGCCGGCGCGAAGTCGCCAGCGTGTATGTGGGCGAGCTGGTGATGGAAGAGCTCAAGCGCCTCGACAAGATCGCGTATATCCGCTTCGCCTCCGTCTACAAGAATTTCGAGGACCTGGATTCCTTCCAGGCGGCGCTGGCCGAAGTCGGCCACCAGCGCAAGCTCGACAACTAA
- a CDS encoding M16 family metallopeptidase, which translates to MSNNFTRGLPLLVLAAALGLSPLAHGAPQAGQAQEQLPALQMDAPIPVGPQVKVGKLDNGLTYYIQRNARPERKLELRLVVKAGSILEDEDQRGLAHFVEHMAFNGTTNFRKHELVSYLQSIGVGFGADLNAYTSFDETVYILPIPTDKPENVTKAFQVLEDWAHGVRFDDDAIEKERGIVLEELRLGKGASDRMGKQIYPRLFNGSKYAERLPIGREDVLRNFKPDALKRFYRDWYRPDLMAVVVVGDVDPARAERLVKQHFARLKNPANPRPREYATIPARADTEALVVTDPEANGNAVLIRYPVQPVRELGTIGAYREELVQSLFGTMLNQRLAELSQLPDAPYLGASSSLGKLTPRYHSYNSSAAIGPRGALPAIAALVQENERARQHGFGEQELERAKKNLMRSYEQAWLERAKSDSGSYAAEYIRNFLQDEAIPGIETEYRYVQQLVPGISLDEMNGYARRTIPADSGKLVLYTGVGKPNAPDAPTGEQLLAAVSEAARKPVERQDEKLLATRLMERPAQPGKITSEQHDKALGLTRLTLSNGVKVILKPTDFRNDQVMLSAARPGGQSLFPDQDILNARFSNAIVASMGTRDFTPLDMRKILAGKAATVTVGLGSYTDVIAGASGATDVETMLQLLWLKFAEVRRDEDLFHAYIDKQAEIARNQSSLPGRYFNDALVSALYNNHPRAPRTLDAAEYARIDLDRSIDIFRQRFSSAKDLTFILVGSFDEQKIRPLLATYLGTLPTPDIPVAFRDVGLRPATGIVKREVRSGSEPKSTIALNFTGPAEFSDAEQLRLSALIEVTNLRIIEVLREKMAMIYGGGASGTLSKIPYGNYSVGISLPTGPEHVDKVIAATFAEIARLQEKGPDAAELDKVKTGWIQNHRRSLRENGYWVANLQSALTEGTDPAAILSVEKQVQALTADDIKAAARRYFDTKNYVQVVLNPETQAAAKVAKAAGKPATGS; encoded by the coding sequence ATGAGCAACAACTTCACGCGCGGCCTGCCCTTGCTGGTATTGGCCGCGGCCCTGGGACTGTCCCCGCTGGCGCATGGCGCGCCGCAGGCAGGCCAGGCGCAGGAGCAGTTACCAGCGCTGCAGATGGATGCGCCGATCCCGGTCGGCCCGCAGGTCAAGGTCGGCAAGCTCGATAACGGCCTGACCTATTACATCCAGCGCAATGCGCGCCCCGAACGCAAGCTCGAACTGCGCCTGGTGGTCAAGGCCGGCTCGATCCTCGAAGACGAAGACCAGCGCGGCCTGGCCCACTTCGTCGAGCACATGGCCTTCAACGGCACCACCAACTTCCGCAAGCACGAGCTGGTGTCCTACCTGCAGTCGATCGGCGTGGGCTTCGGCGCCGACCTGAACGCGTACACCTCGTTCGACGAGACCGTCTACATCCTCCCCATCCCGACCGACAAGCCCGAGAACGTGACCAAGGCGTTCCAGGTGCTCGAGGACTGGGCCCACGGCGTGCGCTTCGACGACGACGCGATCGAGAAGGAACGCGGCATCGTGCTGGAAGAGCTCCGCCTGGGCAAGGGCGCTTCGGACCGCATGGGCAAGCAGATCTATCCGCGCCTGTTCAATGGCTCGAAGTATGCCGAACGGCTGCCGATCGGCCGTGAAGACGTGTTAAGGAATTTCAAGCCCGACGCCCTGAAGCGCTTCTACCGCGACTGGTACCGCCCCGACCTGATGGCGGTGGTGGTGGTCGGCGACGTCGATCCGGCGCGCGCCGAGCGCCTGGTGAAGCAGCATTTTGCGCGCCTGAAAAACCCGGCCAATCCGCGCCCGCGCGAGTACGCCACGATTCCCGCGCGCGCCGACACCGAGGCGCTGGTCGTGACGGACCCGGAAGCCAATGGCAACGCGGTATTGATCCGCTATCCGGTGCAGCCAGTGCGCGAACTGGGCACCATCGGCGCCTACCGCGAAGAGCTGGTGCAGTCGCTGTTCGGCACCATGCTCAACCAGCGCCTGGCGGAACTGTCGCAGTTGCCGGACGCGCCCTACCTGGGCGCCAGCAGCTCGCTGGGCAAGCTGACCCCGCGCTACCATTCGTACAATTCGTCGGCCGCCATCGGCCCGCGCGGCGCCCTGCCGGCGATCGCGGCACTGGTCCAGGAAAACGAGCGCGCGCGCCAGCACGGCTTCGGCGAACAGGAACTCGAGCGGGCCAAGAAGAACCTGATGCGCAGCTACGAGCAGGCCTGGCTCGAGCGCGCCAAGAGCGATTCGGGCAGCTACGCCGCCGAATACATCCGCAACTTCCTGCAGGACGAAGCCATTCCCGGCATCGAGACCGAGTACCGCTATGTGCAGCAGCTGGTGCCGGGCATTTCGCTCGACGAGATGAATGGCTATGCGCGCCGCACCATCCCGGCGGATTCGGGCAAGCTGGTGCTGTACACCGGCGTCGGCAAGCCGAATGCGCCCGACGCCCCGACCGGCGAGCAACTGCTGGCGGCGGTCAGCGAGGCCGCGCGCAAGCCGGTCGAACGGCAGGACGAAAAACTGCTGGCGACGCGCCTGATGGAGCGGCCGGCGCAGCCGGGCAAGATCACGTCGGAGCAGCACGACAAGGCGCTGGGCCTGACCCGCCTGACCCTGTCGAACGGCGTCAAGGTGATCCTGAAGCCCACGGACTTCCGCAACGACCAGGTGATGCTGAGCGCGGCCCGTCCGGGCGGCCAGAGCCTGTTCCCCGACCAGGACATCCTCAACGCGCGCTTCTCGAACGCGATCGTGGCCAGCATGGGCACGCGCGATTTCACCCCGCTCGACATGCGCAAGATCCTGGCCGGCAAGGCGGCCACCGTGACCGTAGGCCTGGGCAGCTATACCGACGTGATCGCGGGCGCCTCGGGCGCCACCGACGTCGAGACCATGCTGCAGCTGCTGTGGCTGAAGTTCGCCGAGGTGCGCCGCGACGAGGATTTGTTCCACGCCTATATCGACAAGCAGGCCGAGATCGCGCGCAACCAGAGCAGCCTGCCGGGCCGCTACTTCAACGACGCGCTGGTCTCGGCGCTGTACAACAACCACCCGCGGGCGCCGCGCACGCTGGACGCCGCCGAATACGCCAGGATCGACCTCGATCGCAGCATCGACATCTTCCGCCAGCGCTTCTCGAGCGCCAAGGACCTGACTTTCATTTTGGTCGGCAGCTTCGACGAACAGAAGATCCGGCCGCTGCTGGCGACCTATCTCGGCACCCTGCCGACGCCGGACATCCCGGTCGCCTTCCGCGACGTCGGCCTGCGCCCGGCGACCGGCATCGTCAAGCGCGAGGTGCGCAGCGGCTCCGAGCCGAAGAGCACGATCGCGCTCAACTTCACCGGCCCGGCCGAGTTCTCGGACGCCGAGCAGCTGCGCCTGTCGGCGCTGATCGAAGTGACGAACCTGCGCATCATCGAGGTGCTGCGTGAAAAGATGGCGATGATCTATGGCGGCGGCGCCAGCGGCACGCTGAGCAAGATCCCGTACGGGAACTACTCGGTCGGCATCAGCCTGCCGACCGGGCCGGAACACGTGGACAAGGTGATCGCCGCGACCTTCGCCGAGATCGCGCGGCTACAGGAAAAAGGCCCGGACGCGGCCGAACTGGACAAGGTGAAGACCGGCTGGATCCAGAACCACCGGCGCTCGCTGCGCGAGAATGGCTACTGGGTGGCGAACCTGCAGTCGGCGCTGACCGAAGGGACCGATCCGGCCGCGATTCTTTCCGTCGAAAAGCAGGTGCAGGCCCTGACGGCCGACGACATCAAGGCGGCGGCGCGGCGCTATTTCGACACGAAGAATTATGTGCAGGTGGTGCTCAATCCCGAGACGCAGGCCGCGGCCAAGGTGGCCAAGGCTGCCGGCAAGCCGGCGACCGGTTCTTGA
- a CDS encoding PilW family protein — MSIVRSRTRQAGLTIAELMVAMALGLAVLLAAGALLIGSVRAHVAVTDSVEMDDGGRYAVDALARAIRLAAHVDWAAHPAPDPAAPARIAGLDAHSLARTVPGIDGPLPDEVNGSDVLALRFPGSGAPPAGDGATLDCAGFPVHRNEEGWSIFYVARNAQGEAELRCKYRGATNWSSDAVAGRVDGFQVLYGLDADGDGVPERYLNATGIAALDAALVLAGATPDEQAADLRKRTHWKRVALVRVALLLHGPRLDPGAQQAVVYDLFGPDHGATYAAGDLGTRLDAATLDESSDGRGRRLRKVYGVTVALPVAPDPR; from the coding sequence ATGAGCATTGTTCGTTCTCGCACACGGCAGGCCGGCCTGACGATCGCAGAGCTGATGGTGGCGATGGCGCTCGGCCTGGCAGTGCTGCTGGCGGCCGGTGCGCTCCTGATCGGCAGCGTGCGCGCGCATGTCGCCGTCACGGACTCGGTCGAGATGGACGACGGCGGCCGCTACGCCGTCGATGCGCTGGCGCGCGCGATCCGGCTCGCGGCGCACGTCGACTGGGCGGCGCATCCGGCGCCCGATCCGGCGGCGCCGGCGAGAATTGCGGGCCTCGATGCCCACTCGCTCGCGCGCACCGTGCCCGGGATCGACGGCCCCTTGCCCGACGAAGTCAACGGCAGCGACGTGCTGGCCCTGCGCTTTCCCGGCAGCGGCGCACCGCCCGCTGGCGATGGCGCGACCCTCGATTGCGCCGGATTTCCGGTGCACCGCAACGAGGAGGGCTGGAGCATCTTCTATGTCGCGCGCAATGCCCAGGGCGAGGCCGAATTGCGCTGCAAGTACCGCGGCGCGACCAACTGGTCGTCGGACGCGGTGGCGGGGCGGGTGGACGGTTTCCAGGTGCTGTATGGGCTGGATGCCGATGGCGACGGCGTCCCGGAGCGTTACCTGAACGCGACCGGTATCGCGGCGCTCGATGCGGCGCTGGTGCTGGCCGGCGCCACGCCCGACGAACAGGCCGCCGACCTGCGCAAGCGCACGCACTGGAAGCGGGTGGCGCTGGTGCGGGTGGCGCTGCTGCTGCACGGCCCGCGCCTCGATCCTGGCGCGCAGCAGGCGGTGGTGTATGACCTGTTCGGGCCGGATCACGGCGCCACCTATGCCGCTGGCGACCTTGGCACGCGGCTGGACGCGGCGACGCTGGACGAATCAAGCGATGGGCGCGGACGCCGCCTGCGCAAGGTGTATGGCGTGACCGTCGCTTTGCCGGTGGCGCCTGATCCCAGGTGA
- the pilV gene encoding type IV pilus modification protein PilV: MQARGFTLIEVLVALFVLAVGVLGAGAAQLAALRTRQQAALGSEAAQLASSLAARMQANAHVAGLPDGANPYLALDYDAAVHGPPAGGATCFGVGACDPLALAAFDLHEMRLALHRGFPGGRIAVCRDDAPWSAEHGRYRWGCSGDAGAPLAIKIGWDGTGDAPAHVLLVAR, translated from the coding sequence ATGCAGGCGCGCGGTTTCACCCTGATCGAAGTCCTGGTGGCCTTGTTCGTGCTGGCCGTCGGCGTGCTCGGCGCCGGCGCCGCGCAACTGGCCGCCCTGCGCACGCGCCAGCAGGCGGCGCTGGGTTCCGAGGCGGCCCAGCTGGCATCATCGCTGGCCGCGCGCATGCAGGCCAATGCCCACGTGGCCGGGCTGCCCGACGGCGCCAACCCCTATCTTGCGCTCGACTACGACGCGGCCGTCCATGGCCCGCCCGCGGGTGGCGCCACCTGCTTCGGCGTGGGCGCCTGCGATCCGCTGGCGCTGGCGGCTTTCGACCTGCACGAGATGAGGCTGGCGCTGCACCGCGGTTTTCCGGGCGGGCGCATCGCCGTCTGTCGCGACGACGCGCCATGGAGCGCCGAGCACGGCCGCTATCGCTGGGGGTGCAGTGGGGATGCGGGGGCGCCGCTGGCGATCAAGATCGGCTGGGACGGCACGGGCGACGCGCCGGCTCACGTGCTGCTGGTGGCGCGATGA